ATCACGTTTATTCCACTCGAACAGGCGCTGTTCCTCCTCCAAAGAGCGAGCGCTACAAGCATGGATTGCGGCCTAAGTTCGAATCCAATCCCATCCTTGCCCGCCTAATCGACTGGGGACCAACCAACCATCCCATCGAGGCCAATCCGGATTGGAAAACCGCTGATGGCGCGGCCAAATTCCTGCAACAGGATCATGACCAACCCTTCTTCCTGGGGTGCGGTATCTATCTGCCGCATCTTCCGTGGTATGCCCCGCAGAAGTTCTTCGATTTGCATCCACTCGGAGATATTGAGCTTCCACCGTACAAAGCAGATGACTTTGAGGACATCCCCGCCAGCGGCAAACGCATGGGCGAACGGCATATCAAACACCTCCGTGAGAGCGGCAAATGGAAGGAAGCGGTGCAAGCCTGCTTGGCTGCTGATTCCTTCGCCGATGCCTGCGTGGGCCACGTGCTCGATGCCTTGAAAAAGAGTCCGCACAAGGACAACACCATCGTCGTCCTTTGGGGAGACCACGGCTATGACGTGGGTGAAAAGAAATTTGCTAAGTCAGCCCTCTGGGAACAGACCACGCGCACCCCGCTCATCATCCACGTGCCCAAGACCCTGGGAGGAAATCCGCAGGCGAAAACCTGCACGCGCCCGGTCAGTTTGCTAGACCTCTACCCAACTCTTCTCGATCTTTGCGGACTGCCGAAAAACCCAAAGAACGAAGGCCGAAGCATCGCGCCGCTGGTTCGCAACCCAAAAGCCAAATGGCCTTACCCTGCGGTGATCACCCATTCACCCCACTGGCACGGAACCAATCATGCCATTCGTTCGGAGCGTTTTCATTACATCCACTATGGCAAGGGAGGCGACGAACTCTACGAGGTAGCCAAAGACCCACATCAATGGAACAACCTAGCCAACCACCCGGCACACACCGCAACCAAGGCCAGGCTGAAGAAATGGCTTCCCAAGAAAAATACCCCGCACTTTCGGGCTGGAAAACCGTAATGTTTTAAAGCTGCGGGCTATATATACGTAGCGAACTTTTAACCATGAATCCCATCAGATTTTGTTTTGGAATAGCCCTTCTTGTGGCGGCTTCTATCGCCGTCGCCCAAGAATCTCCTTCCGGCGACACCACGTTAGTTGAGCTTCTAAAGAAGATCGATACCCAGGCGATGCCGGATTCGTACGTCGGCAAGAATCATCAGAAGTGGGTCGATACTCGTATGGCGAAGCTGACAGAGGCGCAGAGGGATCTGCATGGACGGCTCTGGGAGGCGAAGCGCAGGATGAACCCGAACAAGAATGTGGGCCAGTCGTTCATTAAGATTCTCCACTACGTTAACCGGGGCGAAAAGCTGGGACGAATCCTCACCGGCGACGGCTACGGACAACCCCAATACAGCCGGCATTTTGTCCAGTTGAAGGGAATCAAGCCTGGCGCGAAGACACAAATCCATGGACGGGTGACGAACGCGAAGGGCAGACCGATGGAGGGCGTGATGGTGACGGCGTATGACAAGGAACTGGAGATGAGCGCCTCTGTGTTCACCGGAGTGGATGGCAAGTTTGAACTGAACGGGCTTCGCAAGACTACGCATCAAGTGCGCATGCGGCAGCCCGGGAAACTCGACGAGCGGGTGGATGACGTGGAACCGGGTAGCGGCGCGTTGGCGGTCACTATGGAGCCGGCCAAGGGCGAGAAATTGCAGATGCAGCGTACGGCGGCGTCGGCGATGAGTCTGATGAAATGGGACAGCCTGCGCGACAAAGAGAATTTCAAAATGATGTGCACCTACTGTCACCAGGCTGGCACGGTTGGTTTTCGCACACCCGAGCAGCCGGTGGATTGGGAGACGATGGTCAGGCGCATGGATGGTTTCGGCGGGCTGTATCGGCATACTCAGAAGACTATCGTCAAGCAGCTGCTGGACACCTACACGCGGGCTGCCGAGTCTCGTTGGCCAGAGTATGTCCCGCCACCGCCTCCGACCGGATTTGCCGCGAAGGTGAAGATCAGCGAATGGGACATCGGCATACCCTTGAAGGCTAATGTGCATGACCTCGAGCCTGGTCCGCCTGGAACCATGTACGCCGTAGACATGGGACAAGGAGCGATCGTTGAATTGGATATCGAAACCGGCCAACGGACGGTTTTTCGTATGCCGTCTGGAGCCCGTGCTCCACATTCGATCGAACCGGACAACGATGGTAATTATTGGGTGACGCTTTGTGCCTCCGGGCATATGGGCAAGTTCGATCCGAAGACCACGGACATCACGATCTGGTCCAGCGCGGAGGCTCCCGCCAAAAACGGATCGTTCCCGCACACATTGCGCGTAAACCCGAAAGATCCAGAAGGATTGATCTGGTATACGGACGCGGGGCGCAACTCAGTGTTCTACATTCATCCGAAGACGGGTTATGTGAAGGAGTATCATCTGCTTGAAAAGAATCAGGCGGTTGCTGCCGGTAAGGGCGAGTCGCGCGGATTGACCCCTTACGGTCTGGACTTCGCACCCGATGGCTCGATCTGGTATTCCAAGCTGAATGCCAATCGTATCGGGCGGATCGATCCCAAGGCCCCGGACGGGGACATCAAAGAATGGAATCCACCCTTTCGCGGACCGCGCAGGCATCACGTCGATCAAGACGGTATCGTGTGGGTGCCGGGCTTCGGCTCTGGTGTACTGGGCCGATTCGATCCGAAAACGGAGAAATGGACGACCTACGCCCTTCCAGATTACGACAATCAGATCCCCTACGCCCTTAACATCGACTCCAAAGGCATCGTCTGGATCTGCGGCACCGGCAACGACACGATCGGACGTTTCGATCCCAAGACCGAGCGGCTGATCGAGATCCCAATGCCGAAGCAGGTCACCTTTACCCGCGAGATTGAGTTTGACGAAAAGGGCAATGTTTGGACCTGCAGTTCCAATGGCCCCACACGGCACACTGAAGGCGGACGCGGATCCTTAATCAGGATTGAACTACCGAAAGGGGAACCAACGGCGGACGAGGGTGTGAAGCTGGAGCGAATCGTCCTGCCGCATCATCAGGTCGCCTTTGTCCGTCAGGTTCCCTGGCACAAATCACCGCACGGGGAGTTGCTCAAGAAAATCGATGCCATGCCATCACCGAAAGGTATCCCGGTCAACAAGACGCTCGACAAGCACTTCAAGAAGCGAATGGCGAGCTTCACCGAAAAGCAGCGGAACCGGTTTAACACCTTGCGCCAAGGTATGGATCTCGTTGATCCCAACATGGAAAACCGCGGCCTATCGTACCTCAAGATTCTCGAATACATCCATCAAAATGAGAAGTAGATGGAGTGAATGCTGACTGAACAAATAACGTGAAACCCATCCTCACATTTTTGTGCTTCCTGCTGGTGGTTTGTCCCGGCTTTGCCAAGGACAAACGCCCAAACGTCATCACTCTACTTGTCGACGACCTAGGGTACAGCGACATTGGCTGCTATGGCGGCCCCGTCAAGACGCCCGTTCTCGACAAGTTGGCCGCCGGTGGGGTGCGCTTCACTGATTTCCACTCGGGAGCGCCTACCTGTTCCCCTTCGCGCGCCACCTTTCTCACGGGCCGCCACCACTATCGCGCCGGAGTTTATTCCGTCATCACCGAACGGCTTCACAAGATGCATCTGCTGAAGACCGAAACGACCATCGCCGAAGTGCTTAAGGGAAACGGCTACGCCACCGCCCACTTCGGCAAGTGGCACCTAGGTATGCCGATAAACAATCGCGACAACCCCACCCCGGCCGATCATGGCTTCGAC
This is a stretch of genomic DNA from Limisphaerales bacterium. It encodes these proteins:
- a CDS encoding sulfatase, with the protein product MTRSFLKRALTCLALAAGLSLHAAPRPNVLFIAVDDLNDWVGCLGGHPQAKTPNIDALAKRGVLFEQAHCAAPLCSPSRTAIMMGLRPSTTGIYGNLNWFRDMPQYENWVTLPQYFRKHGYLAWGGGKLYHQAHGKFSDAGAWDHVYSTRTGAVPPPKSERYKHGLRPKFESNPILARLIDWGPTNHPIEANPDWKTADGAAKFLQQDHDQPFFLGCGIYLPHLPWYAPQKFFDLHPLGDIELPPYKADDFEDIPASGKRMGERHIKHLRESGKWKEAVQACLAADSFADACVGHVLDALKKSPHKDNTIVVLWGDHGYDVGEKKFAKSALWEQTTRTPLIIHVPKTLGGNPQAKTCTRPVSLLDLYPTLLDLCGLPKNPKNEGRSIAPLVRNPKAKWPYPAVITHSPHWHGTNHAIRSERFHYIHYGKGGDELYEVAKDPHQWNNLANHPAHTATKARLKKWLPKKNTPHFRAGKP
- a CDS encoding carboxypeptidase regulatory-like domain-containing protein codes for the protein MNPIRFCFGIALLVAASIAVAQESPSGDTTLVELLKKIDTQAMPDSYVGKNHQKWVDTRMAKLTEAQRDLHGRLWEAKRRMNPNKNVGQSFIKILHYVNRGEKLGRILTGDGYGQPQYSRHFVQLKGIKPGAKTQIHGRVTNAKGRPMEGVMVTAYDKELEMSASVFTGVDGKFELNGLRKTTHQVRMRQPGKLDERVDDVEPGSGALAVTMEPAKGEKLQMQRTAASAMSLMKWDSLRDKENFKMMCTYCHQAGTVGFRTPEQPVDWETMVRRMDGFGGLYRHTQKTIVKQLLDTYTRAAESRWPEYVPPPPPTGFAAKVKISEWDIGIPLKANVHDLEPGPPGTMYAVDMGQGAIVELDIETGQRTVFRMPSGARAPHSIEPDNDGNYWVTLCASGHMGKFDPKTTDITIWSSAEAPAKNGSFPHTLRVNPKDPEGLIWYTDAGRNSVFYIHPKTGYVKEYHLLEKNQAVAAGKGESRGLTPYGLDFAPDGSIWYSKLNANRIGRIDPKAPDGDIKEWNPPFRGPRRHHVDQDGIVWVPGFGSGVLGRFDPKTEKWTTYALPDYDNQIPYALNIDSKGIVWICGTGNDTIGRFDPKTERLIEIPMPKQVTFTREIEFDEKGNVWTCSSNGPTRHTEGGRGSLIRIELPKGEPTADEGVKLERIVLPHHQVAFVRQVPWHKSPHGELLKKIDAMPSPKGIPVNKTLDKHFKKRMASFTEKQRNRFNTLRQGMDLVDPNMENRGLSYLKILEYIHQNEK